The DNA window AGATGAGTAGTAGAGCGTTGGGTTTGAGGATCAAAACAGCGAATTTCTTCAATACAATCACCAAAAAAGTCTATTCTGATAGGAAGGTCTTGTCTTTGAGCGGGAAGATACTGAGGGGGGAAGAGGTCGATGATCCCACCCCGGACACTTATCTCCCCCCTTTGTTCCACCATATCCTGCCTGGTATACCCGGCCTCAATCAGTCCTTTAATCAAATCCTCCCGATCTATCTCCTGGCCTTTGGAGAGATGAAGAGTAGCCTCTATTAAGGATTCGGCCGGGATGGTCTTTTGCATCAGCGCCCTGGGATGGGTGACCACGATGCCTTTCCTTTTCTCAAGAAGGGCTGTTAAGGCCAAAATCCGTTCGGCAATCAGATCCAAATGGGGGGAAGCTGATTCATACGGCAGAATCTCCCAGTCAGGATATAGAAAGGCATTGGGATTAAAGGCAGCAATATCCTCCGCTAAGGCCTCGGCCTCTTCCGAAGTGGGAAGAATGAAGAGACAAGACTGGTCGGTTCCTAATCTGGCGGCCAGAAAGGCCTTGCCTGAACCGGCTAAGCCCGTGAGACCAATAGGGATATTTGAGGAGAGATCAGTCTGCAGGGCCTTGAACCCGGCTGACTTGTCCAGCAAAGACAATAAAGGGTTTAAACTCATTTTAACAATCCTCGATACTCGATGCTCGAGCCTCGAGCATCGAGTATCGAGGATCGAGCATCGAGCATCGAGGCTTGTTTGGTGGCGGCTTCGCCGCGCTAATATTTACTCCCACCAGTTAGTATGATTATGATCAGGGTGCTCCAGGGTTTCAGCTTTCTGTTCTACTTTTTCACCTTTATGCTTTCGTCGTCTCCTGGTTAACTCCTTGAAGAGATCGGACAATTCAATGTCATGCCAGGCCAGGAGGACAAGACAGTGATACCAGAGGTCAGCCATTTCAGATACAATTCTTTCCTGAGCTTCGTTCTTTGCCTCAACTAAAACCTCACCTGCCTCTTCGATGATCTTCTGAAGCACCTTATCTTGTCCCTCCTTAAGAAGATGTGAGGTATAAGAACCCTTTTGGGGATTGACTTTTCGCTTCTGGATAACCTTAGCTAATTCTTTTATAATCTTAGCGCTATCAGGCAACTCAACTTTTTCTTCAGAGAGAGATCGGTAGAAACAAGATCGTTCGCCAGTATGACAGGCCACCCCCTTTTGGTCAACCTTAATCAAAAGGGTATCGTAGTCGCAATCATAATAAATCTCCTTAACAAACTGGTAATTTCCTGAGGTCTCTCCTTTAAGCCAGAGTTTATCCCGTGACCGACTCCAGAAATGAGTCTTCCCTGTTTCTATTGTCTTCGCCAGCGATTCCTTATTCATATAGGCCAGCATAAGGACTTCATCCGAGTCTTCATCCTGAATTATGGCCGGGATAAGTCCTTTTTCATCGAATTTAAACTTTTCTGTCAACCTTTCGATTCCTCCTTTATATCACGGCCTCCGTGTGCCACCATAAACTCCAACGATTTCCGCTTAGGCTCCAGCGTCTTGTCCTTATCCCTGGCCAGGAATGATTGGATCATTACTTTATCTACTCCTATCCTACCTTTTTCCTAATGGAAATAGATACTCAATCCCAACCCCAAAGGCACTGTATATATCCACGCCGGGGCAGTCCTCAATATCCGCCTGATCCGTGGTTCCCTCCCAGATAGAGGCCGCCAGACGGTAGTCCAGGCAAAGCCTCAGGTTGTCAGCCAACTTAACGGCGACCTCGGGCACGATTCTCACGCCGTGGGCAGTGTGGGTAGCGCTCCCCTCGTTGCGGTCCTTCTGGTCGCCGGGATACTTGGTACGCTCATACTCCCAGTCATACTCTGCGTCGATGAAGTAGCTGTAGCCCAGACCAAGTCGAACATAGATGTCTTTACCTCCAATAAAATTAGCCTCCAGATCCAGTCCTTTTCTCAGGTCACCGGTGGCCTCAGCGTTCTCGGCTTTCTCGATAAGTGTCCCATACTGGGTCTTTTCCAGAAGGCCGTCGCTGAATTCATATTTGAAATACCGGTATCCAAATCGCAGATTAAAGTTAGGACTGGCCCAAAAACGCCCATAGAGGTCAAATATATTGCGGTCTACGGTCACCTCCCCTTTACTGTGCTTTCCTTCAGAACCATCCCACTCGCCGACGAAGTCGTTTCCGCTCTGGCTGTAGCCAACGCCAACGGCGAAGGTGAAGTTCTTATCCTCTCCGAAAGAATATTCCAGCGAGACAGCCGGATTAAAGTAGGTGGTCTCCACATCAGCCGTCACGTCCTCCACCGTAAAGTCCCCCCAGGTGACGCCTGTAGCAGCGTCAATGAGGAGGCTATCGCCCTTAGCCGGAGCGCACAGGGCCGCCCCCACAAACACACTTACGATAAACAACTTACAGGTCTTTTGCATGTCTTCCTCTCCTTTCTTGTTTTGAACGCTCTTGGATAAAATTGAGCGTTGATTTTATGTAACCGTTCAGCCACCAAGGCACAAAG is part of the bacterium genome and encodes:
- the hisIE gene encoding bifunctional phosphoribosyl-AMP cyclohydrolase/phosphoribosyl-ATP diphosphatase HisIE; its protein translation is MERLTEKFKFDEKGLIPAIIQDEDSDEVLMLAYMNKESLAKTIETGKTHFWSRSRDKLWLKGETSGNYQFVKEIYYDCDYDTLLIKVDQKGVACHTGERSCFYRSLSEEKVELPDSAKIIKELAKVIQKRKVNPQKGSYTSHLLKEGQDKVLQKIIEEAGEVLVEAKNEAQERIVSEMADLWYHCLVLLAWHDIELSDLFKELTRRRRKHKGEKVEQKAETLEHPDHNHTNWWE